The region CTGGGCAGGAGGGTGCTGGCAGTTCTGGGGGTCTGCCTGGAGCTGCTGacctctcccctgtccccagtCTGGCTTCAGCCTCGTCATGACCCACCCAGCCTGTGTCAACGAGATCGCTCTGAGTCTCAACAACAAGAACCCCAGGTGAGGTCCGGGCCCCTAACCTTCTCCGTATCCATATTCTCCTGCTACTTAAccccttgcctcctctgcctccctccccccattctcAGGACTGCTGCTCCGGCTCATTCCACCCCGCCCATCAGCTTCCCTGTCCGGCCATGGGCCAGACCCCGGCACACCCTTGCTGCGGGGCCTGCTGCTCTCGAGGGACAACCTGCCCTTGTCTCCCCAGAACCAAGGCTCTGGTGCTGGAGCTGCTGGCGGCTGTGTGCCTGGTGCGCGGAGGGCACGACATCATCCTTGCAGCCTTTGACAACTTCAAGGAGGTACTGGGGGCCCTGCCCAAAGATGTCCTTGTCCTCTAGTGTTGCTCAGAGCCCCaaggctggcagctgtggcctctGCTGGGGAACACAGGGTAGGGACAATCTGGGGTGGGGAAGCTCCGAAGAGAAGGTGCAGAATCATATGGGGGCACTGTCTGGGGCGACAGGGACAGTTACGGACATCTGCTGACCCTCAGCCTTTTCAGATCTAAGCTGAACTTGACCTATACATGTCACAGCTGCCGACTCTGGTTAACTGGCTCACAAGAAGTAAATGCTTGCGAGTACGATGCAGAAGGCGGCACATAGCGTCCATTCCTTCAATGAGTTTATCGAGCGCCTCCTGTGTGTCAGCACAGACCGGGCCCTTGACATACACTGGTGATCagtgaacaaaagaaataaggCAGGGaccccggccagtgtggctcagttggttgggaagttgtcctgcaaactgaaaggtctccggttcgattccaggttggggaacaagcctgggttgcagttgGGGCGCGTGTGGAAGGCAACCGGTAGACgatttttccctccttctctccctctcacacgcattgatgtttctctcctctttctccctgcctttccctctctcaaatcaaacattaaaattaagtttaaaaaatttttgaaaaagaagaaataaggcaGGGAAAGACAGATAGACGACAACAGGATAAATGAGCCAACTGCACGTTAGAAAGCGATGAATGCCATGAGGGGAGGGTCAGGGCTGCCGTCGGGGGAGAGGAGCCGGTCGCGGGGTGGGCACGGAAGCCTCCGTGAGCAGGCGAGCTTGGAGCACAGCTGTGCAGGAAGTGAGGGGCTCGTTGTGGTGGTGGCCGTCACAAGCCAGAGCACACCAGACAGCTGGGTCAGCAGTGCGAACCCCAAGGGGGCGATGCGCCACACACCAgtgtggccagaggggagggagtaaggtgcggggagggctgggagagacGCACAGAAGGTGGAGGTTTGGAGCAGAAGAGGGATGCGGCCTTAGATTTAACTGGAGAGGAGCCTTTAGAGGCTCGAGGGTGGCAGCTGGAAGGTGGCTCAGGCGGTGGGCCACTGGGCCCTCCGTGACAGCCATTCTCCCACCCAGGTGTGTGGGGAGCAGCACCGCTTTGAAAAGCTGATGGAATACTTCCGGAACGAAGATAGCAACATCGACTTCATGGTGAGCTCAGGGGCCTCGCCTGGGCTGGAGTATCCTAATCGCCCCATGAAGTGTGGGGGCTGGTGGCTggtggctggtgggggaggggtggctgtgATGTCAGAGAGGGGGCGTCCGGAGGCGGGTGACGTCGGGGAGAAATGCGTAGGGACCAAGGTGGGTTAGTGGAGTgagaggtgcagggagggaggggacttgGGAGGTAAGTGGAAGGCGGAAGGCACCGAGGACCCCCCACCCAGAGGATCACAGACCCGCTCATGTCTCCCACCCCCCAGGTAGCCTGCATGCAATTCATCAACATTGTGGTGCACTCAGTGGAGAACATGAACTTCCGTGTCTTCCTCCAATATGAGTTTACCCACCTGGGCCTGGACTTGTATTTGGAGGTGAGCCCTGCACTCCCCCTCAGACCGAACCGTCTGCCCATTGCAGAGTATTGCTCAGGGGTTGGCAGCATGGGTGTTGGGGTCAGgcggacctgggttcaaatcctggctctgccactccctAGCCCATGTGACTTTGGCCCATAGGTctcttctttctgagcctcagttttccccatctgtaaaataggggaaTCTTAGAGATAATGATGATTCTCAGTAGGACGGTGTCTGCCACATAACAGGCACCCGGCCCATGGAGCCAGGTGCTGGAACAGGCCCTAGGTGGCCCCGGTCTGGCTCTGGGAGCATGTAAAGGGGGGCACAGAGACACCGGGCAGACGTGAGAGCGGGCTCACCCTGGGCGGGTCCTGGTCGTGGAGGCGCTCTTTGCCCTGGGGAAGGCGGCAGGAGGGCTTGGCGCTTCCCGGCCTGAGTGGAGACGCTCTATCTTTCCTCTCTATTGCCTCTGGGAGGCTTCCTAGAGGGGCAGAGCCTTCGGGATTggatttgctttatttatttacattaaaaaaactaccgttattctattacagttgtctgttttccccctttgccctcctctgccagcCTACCCCCTCTCACAGCCAGtccctacactgttgtccatgtgcatgggtcaCTCCTACAGGTGTTTTGCctgatcccttccccttctccccccacccccccgttattcccctcccccttcccctctggcagctgtcagtctgttccatgtttccaagtctctggttctattttgctggttaatttgttttgttcatgagattcctcttataagtgagatcctatggtgtttgtctttcactgcctggcttatttcacttggcataacagtctccagttccaatgatgctgtcacaaaaagcaggagttccttcttttgttttgctgcatagtatccattgtgtaaaggtaccacagtttgTTAATCTACTCATTTGCTGATatgcacttaggctgtttccagcacttggctactgtaaatagtgctgctatgaacataggggtgcataagttcttttgaattggtgatttgggatttttAGGATTcattcccagcagtagaattgccaggtcaaaaggcagttctatttttagttttctgaggaaattccacaccgttttccacagtggctgccccagtctgcattcccaccaacagggcactagggttcccttttctccacatcctctccaacacttgttgtttgttgattcattaatgatggccattctgacaggtgggaggtgatattgtggctttaatttgcctctctctgatggccagtgatgctgagcatcttttcatatgtctgtgggccctctgtacgtcctccttggaggagtgtctattcaggtcctttgcccactttttaaattgtattgtttgtcttcctggtgttgagttgtgtgagttcttcatatattttggagatcaaaccattgtccgATGTTtcatgggcaaatatgttctcccatgcagcCGGTTCCCCGGGACTGGATGTGTTAAAGCCAAACTTCACAGCAGGCTAGGGCACTATGTCTACACagtggaatagtattcagccatgaaaaggaatgaaatactgagtGAACTACATTCTACAACATAGATGAGCCTTGAAAACCTTATGAtaagcgaaagaagccagacacaaaacacCCCATAGTGTATGATTCCTTTatacaaaatgtccagaataggcaagcCCCTAGAGACAGCAGATCAATGGTTGccatgggtgggggaggagggaatggggagtgactgctgatGGGGACAGCGCTTCTTGGTGGGGCAaggagaatgttctggaattagatcgTGATGGTTGTGCAACCTGGTgcatatactaaaaactactgaattgtaCAGTTTAAAGTACTGAGTTTTGGTCTATGaaattctatctcaataaaaattaagggaggggaaaaaaagccggcTAGGGCTCGGGCCCCCTCCTGCGGCTCTGGCGGCGCAGGGAGGCGCTGGAAAGGCCCCCCACACCAAGCCTCACCCGCCCTTCCATCTGGGAGACAGAGGCTGCGGCTCACGGAGAGCGACAAGCTGCAGGTGCAGATCCAGGCCTACCTGGACAACGTCTTCGACGTGGGCGTGCTGCTGGAGGACACTGAGACCAAGAACGCCGTGCTGGAGCACATGGAGGAGCTGCAGGAGCAGGTGACCCTGGTGAGCGCTGCCCCTGACCTCGGCCCAGAACCCAGTGGGCCCACGGGGCCCCACACCGGCATCAGGCACCGGGCCCGACACTGGCATGACCACCTGGCTCCTGGGTTTGACCTTGAATATAAATCCTAAATCCTTTGGGCATCTTTCTCAGTGAGTGTTCacagagcccctgccctgtgctggacCTCGGAGGAAGGCgggccccctcctctcccagtgTGCTTGGCCCCGGGCCCTGACTTGGGTGGGACGTCAGGCCTGAGAGGCCCCTCCcaactcagtttcctcctcaccTGCCTCCGCCCATCAGTGGTACCTTGGATTCCCCTCCTGAGAGAGCTTTAGTGTCCTCAGTGCATCATCCATTTGGGCTCAAGTGCCAAGCTCGGCCCACCCGCATCTGGGCTGAGCGCGTCAGGAAGCCTCCCCCAGCCCGCCAGGCGTGTCTGATGCCTCCCCCTCACTGGTGGTGACAGTGCCCGGCAGCGGGTGGGAACTCACCATGTGTCGGGTGCCACAGCTGACAGAGCGGCTTCGGGACGCGGAGAACGAATCCATGGCCAAGATCGCGGAGCTGGAAAAGCAGCTAAGCCAGGCCCGAAAGGAGCTGGAGACCCTGCGGGTGAGGCCGGGGGCAAGGGCCGGGCCGGGGGTGACATGGGCTCCCAAGGACAGACCAGTTGGGGGCTTCTAGGCTTGATGCCTCCCTCCACTCCGGCAAGAGGATGAGGCTCAGTGCCAGGTCCGTAGGTGGGCACTGACCCCTCCCCGCCCTGGGCTTGCAGGAGCGCTACAGCGAATCCACTGCCATGGGCGTCTCCAGGCGTCCGCCTGAGCCTGAGAAAGTGCCTGCCGCTGCCCCGGCGAGGCCCTCGGCCCTAGAGCTGAaggtggaggagctggaggagaagggGTTAATCCGTATCCTGCGGGGGCCTGGGGATGCCGTCTCCATCGAGATCCTCCCAGTCACTGTGGCAACGCCAAGCGGCAGCGACGCCCCAACTCTGGAAGTGCCCCCCAGTTcccccagcccaggtgagcaggagcgcccagctgggtggggtagggtgggggaaccAGGGCCTGGAGAGGGAGCCTGGGGCCACCACCTGCAAGAAGGCTTGGGGAAAATAGGTTTGGGTTGTGGGCGCTGCTCAGGTAGGTGTGGAAGGGCAGGAAACGGGACCCGTGCGCATGCGTGTGGTGAGGAGGCGGAGACAAGACCACCCTAGGCAAGAAGTTGACacctccctctcgttctccccaTTCTCTGTACGCCCGCCCACCTGCAGCAGAGACGGTTCCTGAGgcagccgccccgcccccaccacccccgtTGCCTGGCCAACTCTCCCAGCCGGAAGCCCCACTCGGGGTGCCCCCattggccccgcccctcccaggcagCGCGGAGCCCCCGCCACCTCCACCACTGCCAGGCCTATCGTCcccaccgccaccgccgccaccaccaccaccgcctcCTGGCACAGATGGGCTGGTGCctccaccaccaccgccaccgccTCCGGGAGGTCCCCCTGATGCCGTTGGAGGGCCCAGCCCAGAAACGGACACCGGTGAGTGGACCACCCAGGGCTGGCAGTAGAAggaggctggggccctggccttaGCGTCCTCAGGACTCTCCCGCTACCTCCTGCCGGCCCTGCCGGCCCTTGCTGGGCCCTGGTGCCCTCCAgtcaccccaccccctgcagccccagcactCACCATTCCCTCCTGGTCCCAGGGGTGAAGGCCAAGAAACCCATCCAGACCAAGTTCCGAATGCCACTCTTAAACTGGGTGGCCCTGAAACCCAACCAGATCACGGGCACCGTCTTCACTGAGCTCAATGATGAGAAGGTGCTGCAGGTGCGTATGGCCTCGCTTGTTGCCGGGGTGGGCACCAGAGGGCGGGGAACTTGCCTGACCGTGCTGGGCGCTCAGAGTGGTCACCTCATTTTACATTGAGGACACGGAGCCCAGGGATGGGCAGTAAGCCAAACCGGATTAGCGAATCTAGGAGGCAGTGCGTCCTGGCTCCGGCGGAggctttccctttcctccccgcGGAGGGGCGCCTCCCTCCCCTTGCGGTCCCCTCCACCATCTTCCCACAAACAACCCGGGCTTCAGCCCTTCCAAAGTccactttgtttttcaaaaggcACGTGTTCCCTGGCCTCCAAGCCATTGCtcaggctgttccctctgcccggaATGCCCTTCCTTTCCCTTGTTTGCCCCTTGCCAATTTAGCTCTTCCTTCAGCTATAACTGCTTGGACTCTGGGTCCCCTGGGTTGGGtactgctgctgctcctcctcctcctcgtcctcctcctcaGTGCTCCCTGTGCTTCCCCCGCACGCCCGGCCCATCAGGGCCTGCAGTCCGGCTGAGCTACTGGTTTGTTTCTCTGCCagcggccagggcagggcaggggaggtggcTCTAGTACCGAGCACGGTGATCAGCCAGGGATGTACAAgaccccagcccacccagccctgcttCCTGTCCCTGCGCCCTCAGGAGCTGGACATGAGTGACTTCGAGGAGCAGTTCAAGACTAAGTCCCAAGGTCCCAGCCTGGACCTCGGCGCTCTCAAGAGTAAAGCAGCCCAGAAGGCCCCCAGCAAGGCCACACTCATCGAGGCCAACCGGGCCAAGAACCTGGCCATCACCCTGCGCAAGGGCAACCTGGGGGCTGACCGCATCTGCCAGGCCATCGAGACGTGAGTGCCGTGGGCTTGCGGGCACCCCGGCCCTCCTGCTAGTCCAGGGCTGTGAAAGAGCCCCAGTTATGGGACAGAGCTCGCCAAGCTTTATATCAACCCTGGTCAGGGACTAGGGTGGGGGGCCTTATTCCCATTTTCAGTCCGAGAAACTGAGGCCGTACTGTGAGGTCATGCCCAGACGGAGATGTTCCcattccctccctgcctccttgccCAGCTGTAGGCATTCACGCTCAGATGTTTCAGCTGGACGTCTGCCACTGATGGATGATGGGGGTCCCAGGCTTCCCAGTTGCCAACTTCCCTTGGCTCCTTAGCTCTTGTTCCCTGAAGCTGCTGGCAGACAGCAAGTCCTGAAGTTCATTTATCCAGtcaaggaaggggaggggaatcTGGTGGGTGTGGAGCAACACCTCCCCCCTCGGCCTCCAGGTACGACCTCCAGACCCTCGGCTTGGACTTCCTGGAGCTGCTGACCCGCTTCCTGCCCACGGAGTATGAGCGCAGCCTCATCGCCCGCTTCGAGAAGGAGCAGCGGCCAATGGAGGAGCTGTCAGAGGAGGATCGCTTCATGCTGCGTTTCAGCCGCATCCCGCGCCTGCCAGAGCGCATGACCACGCTAACCTTCCTGGGCAACTTCCCGGATACCGTCCAGCTGCTCATGCCGGTGTGGGCGGGGCAGGCAGAGTGGTGTGGGCGTGGCCTGGGTTGAGGATGGGGAGGAGCCTGCCCCAAGGCGGGGCTCCAGGATTGCCTTTGAGTGCGCTTGAGCCTCCTACCGGCTAGCTCCTACACAGCCCCAACTGACTTCgcctccccattccctcccccagcAACTGAATGCCGTCATTGCAGCCTCGATGTCCATTAAGTCCTCTGACAAACTCCGCCAGATCCTGGAGGTGCGTGAGAGCCCAGGGCAAGagggccctgggaggcagggttGGCCCTGACCCCTTGCCTGCTCTGGGACGTTAGAGGGAGACTCAGGCCCCGCCCTGCACATCTAGGATGCAACAAATACAATGTTCCCACCTCTCACATACAGGCTCAGGGTGGGGGCGGAGGCCATgtacagggtggggggtggagaataAACTCTccgagcttattcttgtattacttattttattcaaAAGTGGACACAGCTGTGAACCTCCTTTTGCCCCGCCCCATAGACAGCATCACACCTCAGCCCCAGCCCGCGGGCTCGGCCCCTCTGGGGGTTGCTGTGTAATCAGCAGAGCACCCACACCTGC is a window of Phyllostomus discolor isolate MPI-MPIP mPhyDis1 chromosome 8, mPhyDis1.pri.v3, whole genome shotgun sequence DNA encoding:
- the FMNL1 gene encoding formin-like protein 1 isoform X8; amino-acid sequence: MGNAAGSAEPPAGSAAPAPKQPAAPKQPMPAAGELEERFNRVLNCMNLPPDKVQLLSQYDNEKKWELICDQERFQVKNPPAAYIQKLKSYLETGGVSRKFKRRVQESTQVLRELEISLRTNHIGWVQEFLNEENRGLDVLLEYLAFAQCSVAYDMESTDNGTPSSEKSKPLDQSVEDLTKGSPPPLASQPKSRHLTIKLTPGHSRKTLRNSRIVSQKDDVHVCIMCLRAIMNYQSGFSLVMTHPACVNEIALSLNNKNPRTKALVLELLAAVCLVRGGHDIILAAFDNFKEVCGEQHRFEKLMEYFRNEDSNIDFMVACMQFINIVVHSVENMNFRVFLQYEFTHLGLDLYLERLRLTESDKLQVQIQAYLDNVFDVGVLLEDTETKNAVLEHMEELQEQVTLLTERLRDAENESMAKIAELEKQLSQARKELETLRERYSESTAMGVSRRPPEPEKVPAAAPARPSALELKVEELEEKGLIRILRGPGDAVSIEILPVTVATPSGSDAPTLEVPPSSPSPAETVPEAAAPPPPPPLPGQLSQPEAPLGVPPLAPPLPGSAEPPPPPPLPGLSSPPPPPPPPPPPPGTDGLVPPPPPPPPPGGPPDAVGGPSPETDTGVKAKKPIQTKFRMPLLNWVALKPNQITGTVFTELNDEKVLQELDMSDFEEQFKTKSQGPSLDLGALKSKAAQKAPSKATLIEANRAKNLAITLRKGNLGADRICQAIETYDLQTLGLDFLELLTRFLPTEYERSLIARFEKEQRPMEELSEEDRFMLRFSRIPRLPERMTTLTFLGNFPDTVQLLMPQLNAVIAASMSIKSSDKLRQILEIVLAFGNYMNSSKRGAAYGFRLQSLDALLEMKSTDRKQTLLHYLVKVIAEKYPQLTGFYSELHFLDKAGSVSLDSVLGDVRALQRGMELTQREFVRQDDCLVLKEFLRANSPTMDKLLADSKTAQEAYESVVEYFGENPKTTSPSMFFSLFSRFVKAYKKAEQEVEQWKKEAAAQEAGTETPGKGEPPAPKSPPKVRRQQMDLISELKRRQQKEPLIYESDRDGAIEDIITDLRNQPYIRTDTGRRSARRRPPGPPMQVTSDLSL
- the FMNL1 gene encoding formin-like protein 1 isoform X6 — translated: MGNAAGSAEPPAGSAAPAPKQPAAPKQPMPAAGELEERFNRVLNCMNLPPDKVQLLSQYDNEKKWELICDQERFQVKNPPAAYIQKLKSYLETGGVSRKFKRRVQESTQVLRELEISLRTNHIGWVQEFLNEENRGLDVLLEYLAFAQCSVAYDMESTDNGTPSSEKSKPLDQSVEDLTKGSPPPLASQPKSRHLTIKCPPSPRLTPGHSRKTLRNSRIVSQKDDVHVCIMCLRAIMNYQSGFSLVMTHPACVNEIALSLNNKNPRTKALVLELLAAVCLVRGGHDIILAAFDNFKEVCGEQHRFEKLMEYFRNEDSNIDFMVACMQFINIVVHSVENMNFRVFLQYEFTHLGLDLYLERLRLTESDKLQVQIQAYLDNVFDVGVLLEDTETKNAVLEHMEELQEQVTLLTERLRDAENESMAKIAELEKQLSQARKELETLRERYSESTAMGVSRRPPEPEKVPAAAPARPSALELKVEELEEKGLIRILRGPGDAVSIEILPVTVATPSGSDAPTLEVPPSSPSPAETVPEAAAPPPPPPLPGQLSQPEAPLGVPPLAPPLPGSAEPPPPPPLPGLSSPPPPPPPPPPPPGTDGLVPPPPPPPPPGGPPDAVGGPSPETDTGVKAKKPIQTKFRMPLLNWVALKPNQITGTVFTELNDEKVLQELDMSDFEEQFKTKSQGPSLDLGALKSKAAQKAPSKATLIEANRAKNLAITLRKGNLGADRICQAIETYDLQTLGLDFLELLTRFLPTEYERSLIARFEKEQRPMEELSEEDRFMLRFSRIPRLPERMTTLTFLGNFPDTVQLLMPQLNAVIAASMSIKSSDKLRQILEIVLAFGNYMNSSKRGAAYGFRLQSLDALLEMKSTDRKQTLLHYLVKVIAEKYPQLTGFYSELHFLDKAGSVSLDSVLGDVRALQRGMELTQREFVRQDDCLVLKEFLRANSPTMDKLLADSKTAQEAYESVVEYFGENPKTTSPSMFFSLFSRFVKAYKKAEQEVEQWKKEAAAQEAGTETPGKGEPPAPKSPPKVRRQQMDLISELKRRQQKEPLIYESDRDGAIEDIITDLRNQPYIRTDTGRRSARRRPPGPPMQVTSDLSL
- the FMNL1 gene encoding formin-like protein 1 isoform X9, producing the protein MGNAAGSAEPPAGSAAPAPKQPAAPKQPMPAAGELEERFNRVLNCMNLPPDKVQLLSQYDNEKKWELICDQERFQVKNPPAAYIQKLKSYLETGGVSRKFKRRVQESTQVLRELEISLRTNHIGWVQEFLNEENRGLDVLLEYLAFAQCSVAYDMESTDNGTPSSEKSKPLDQSVEDLTKGSPPPLASQPKSRHLTIKCPPSPRLTPGHSRKTLRNSRIVSQKDDVHVCIMCLRAIMNYQSGFSLVMTHPACVNEIALSLNNKNPRTKALVLELLAAVCLVRGGHDIILAAFDNFKEVCGEQHRFEKLMEYFRNEDSNIDFMVACMQFINIVVHSVENMNFRVFLQYEFTHLGLDLYLERLRLTESDKLQVQIQAYLDNVFDVGVLLEDTETKNAVLEHMEELQEQVTLLTERLRDAENESMAKIAELEKQLSQARKELETLRERYSESTAMGVSRRPPEPEKVPAAAPARPSALELKVEELEEKGLIRILRGPGDAVSIEILPVTVATPSGSDAPTLEVPPSSPSPAETVPEAAAPPPPPPLPGQLSQPEAPLGVPPLAPPLPGSAEPPPPPPLPGLSSPPPPPPPPPPPPGTDGLVPPPPPPPPPGGPPDAVGGPSPETDTGVKAKKPIQTKFRMPLLNWVALKPNQITGTVFTELNDEKVLQELDMSDFEEQFKTKSQGPSLDLGALKSKAAQKAPSKATLIEANRAKNLAITLRKGNLGADRICQAIETYDLQTLGLDFLELLTRFLPTEYERSLIARFEKEQRPMEELSEEDRFMLRFSRIPRLPERMTTLTFLGNFPDTVQLLMPQLNAVIAASMSIKSSDKLRQILEIVLAFGNYMNSSKRGAAYGFRLQSLDALLEMKSTDRKQTLLHYLVKVIAEKYPQLTGFYSELHFLDKAGSVSLDSVLGDVRALQRGMELTQREFVRQDDCLVLKEFLRANSPTMDKLLADSKTAQEAYESVVEYFGENPKTTSPSMFFSLFSRFVKAYKKAEQEVEQWKKEAAAQEAGTETPGKGEPPAPKSPPKVRRQQMDLISELKRRQQKEPLIYESDRDGAIEDIITVLKTVPFTARTGKRTSRLLCEASLGEELPL